From Virgibacillus natechei, the proteins below share one genomic window:
- a CDS encoding YciI family protein, with the protein MKYFAVLLPMKDEEKSKEYRADHLAYLETKAKEGNIFAKGRFSDGSGGLIIYKAESLEEAENMAKQDPYVTSNARDLEVHEWTMTIED; encoded by the coding sequence ATGAAATATTTTGCTGTTTTATTGCCGATGAAAGATGAGGAGAAAAGCAAGGAATATCGTGCTGATCACCTTGCGTACTTAGAAACAAAAGCAAAAGAGGGAAATATTTTTGCTAAAGGGCGCTTTTCAGATGGTTCAGGTGGATTGATCATTTACAAAGCAGAAAGTCTGGAAGAAGCTGAAAATATGGCTAAGCAAGATCCGTATGTCACCTCTAATGCAAGGGATTTAGAAGTGCATGAATGGACAATGACCATCGAAGATTAA
- a CDS encoding queuosine precursor transporter: MFIYLNALFVGLLIVSNILGVKLFSIGEFILPAAVIVYVVTFIITDVIGEVYGKNAARKTVQAGFFTQVIVMIFIFIAIELPAAPAFGSQAEFETILGGSFRVMLASLLSYIASQHLDVSLFQRLKAKHGKNKLWLRNNVSTMTSQLVDTTIFITIAFWGTVPFTVLLGMVATQYVFKLIVALVDTPIVYLLVKMARKTKQEQTNMEVVRPS; this comes from the coding sequence ATGTTTATTTATTTAAATGCGCTATTTGTTGGACTGTTAATCGTGTCCAATATTTTAGGTGTAAAATTGTTTAGTATTGGTGAATTTATTTTACCGGCAGCAGTAATCGTGTATGTCGTAACTTTTATCATTACAGATGTAATTGGAGAAGTGTACGGAAAAAACGCGGCGCGCAAAACGGTTCAAGCAGGATTTTTTACACAGGTTATCGTAATGATTTTTATATTTATTGCCATAGAACTGCCTGCAGCACCTGCTTTTGGTTCTCAAGCAGAATTTGAAACCATTCTAGGTGGAAGTTTCCGAGTCATGCTTGCGAGCCTGTTGTCGTATATTGCCAGTCAACATCTGGATGTCAGCCTATTTCAACGCTTAAAAGCAAAGCACGGGAAAAATAAGCTATGGCTGCGTAATAATGTGTCAACAATGACCAGTCAACTCGTTGATACAACCATTTTCATCACGATTGCATTCTGGGGAACGGTGCCGTTTACTGTTCTCCTAGGTATGGTTGCAACCCAGTATGTATTTAAACTGATTGTTGCTTTGGTTGATACACCAATCGTTTATTTACTCGTTAAAATGGCTAGAAAGACCAAACAGGAACAGACGAATATGGAAGTAGTACGTCCTTCGTAA
- the queF gene encoding preQ(1) synthase, with protein MKEQDLSGLTLLGNQGVEYNFDYKPEVLETVDNNYSNRDFFVKFNCPEFTTLCPITGQPDFATVYLSYIPDEKMVESKALKLYMFSFRNHGGFHEDSMNIIMNDLIELMEPRYIEVWGKFTPRGGISIDPYCNYGKADTKYEQMAEHRMMNHDMYPEKVDNR; from the coding sequence ATGAAGGAACAAGATCTTTCAGGGTTAACACTACTGGGAAATCAGGGAGTAGAATACAATTTTGATTACAAGCCTGAAGTGCTAGAGACAGTTGATAACAATTACTCAAACAGGGACTTTTTTGTAAAATTTAACTGCCCAGAATTTACTACCTTATGTCCGATAACGGGTCAGCCAGATTTTGCTACCGTATATTTAAGTTATATTCCAGATGAGAAAATGGTGGAAAGTAAGGCATTGAAGCTATATATGTTTAGTTTCAGAAATCATGGTGGCTTCCATGAGGATAGTATGAATATCATTATGAATGACCTAATTGAATTGATGGAGCCACGGTATATTGAAGTATGGGGCAAATTCACGCCACGTGGTGGTATTTCAATCGATCCTTATTGTAATTATGGGAAAGCTGATACGAAATATGAGCAAATGGCCGAACACCGCATGATGAATCACGATATGTATCCAGAAAAAGTAGATAATCGCTAA